Proteins from a single region of Halichoerus grypus chromosome 13, mHalGry1.hap1.1, whole genome shotgun sequence:
- the LOC118526802 gene encoding tropomyosin-like has protein sequence MEVIENQALKDEVQMELQEIQLNEAKHIAEEADRKYEEVAQKLMIIEKDSECPEERAELAESCCWEMDEQIRQMGQNLKCLRAAEEKHSEKEDKDEEERKILVDKLKEAETCAEFAERLVAKLKTIDELEDKLKCTKEEPPCTQRMLDQTLLDLNESSTPVRPCRCSSRDPPTPLQPAQSSLETEG, from the coding sequence ATGGAGGTTATTGAGAACCAAGCCTTAAAAGATGAAGTACAGATGGAACTCCAGGAAATCCAACTTAATGAGGCCAAGCACATTGCAGAAGAGGCAGATCGGAAATATGAAGAGGTGGCTCAGAAGTTGATGATTATTGAGAAGGACTCAGAATGCCCAGAGGAACGAGCTGAGCTGGCAGAGTCCTGTTGCTGGGAGATGGATGAGCAGATCAGACAGATGGGCCAGAACCTGAAGTGTCTGAGGGCTGCTGAAGAAAAGCACTCtgagaaggaagacaaagatgaggaagagagaaagattcTCGTGGATAAACTCAAGGAGGCAGAGACCTGTGCTGAGTTTGCTGAGAGATTGGTAGCCAAGCTGAAGACAATTGATGAATTGGAAGATAAGCTGAAATGCACCAAAGAGGAGCCCCCCTGTACACAAAGGATGCTGGACCAGACTCTGCTTGACCTGAATGAGTCAAGCACCCCAGTCCGGCCCTGCCGCTGCTCCTCCCGTGACCCCCCGACTCCACTCCAGCCTGCCCAAAGCAGCCTTGAAACCGAGGGCTGA